In Nocardioides sp. JQ2195, a genomic segment contains:
- a CDS encoding type II 3-dehydroquinate dehydratase → MTRVLVLNGPNLGRLGKRQPEIYGHTTYADLVDLCVSWGTELGLEVEVRQTNHEGELLDWLNQAADDATPVVLNAAAWTHYSWAVFDACAQLGAPLVEVHISDPSQRPEEFRHTSVVTPHAVRVIAGQGVDGYRQALEVLARG, encoded by the coding sequence ATGACCAGGGTGTTGGTGCTCAACGGCCCCAACCTGGGTCGCCTCGGCAAGCGTCAGCCCGAGATCTACGGCCACACGACGTACGCCGACCTGGTCGACCTGTGCGTCTCGTGGGGGACGGAGCTGGGCCTCGAGGTCGAGGTCCGCCAGACCAACCACGAGGGTGAGCTGCTGGACTGGCTCAACCAGGCCGCCGACGACGCCACCCCGGTCGTGCTGAACGCTGCGGCCTGGACCCACTACTCCTGGGCGGTCTTCGACGCCTGTGCGCAGCTGGGTGCGCCCCTGGTCGAGGTGCACATCTCCGATCCCTCACAGCGTCCCGAGGAGTTCAGGCACACGTCCGTCGTGACACCCCACGCGGTGCGAGTGATCGCCGGGCAGGGTGTCGACGGCTACCGCCAGGCGCTCGAGGTGCTCGCCCGGGGCTGA
- the nusB gene encoding transcription antitermination factor NusB gives MAARTKARKRALDLLFASEMRGEGPVTALDRAVADGEGPTNEYTATLVRGVVEHQAEIDDLLARAAEGWTLQRMPAVDRNVLRLAVFEVLHVDDVPDAVAISEAVNLVRDLSTDESPGFVNGILGTIVRNHTS, from the coding sequence ATGGCGGCTCGCACCAAGGCGCGCAAGCGCGCGCTCGACCTGCTCTTCGCGAGCGAGATGCGGGGCGAGGGTCCGGTCACCGCGCTCGACCGTGCGGTGGCCGACGGCGAGGGGCCGACCAACGAGTACACCGCGACCCTGGTTCGCGGTGTCGTCGAGCACCAGGCCGAGATCGACGACCTGCTGGCCCGCGCCGCCGAGGGCTGGACCCTCCAGCGGATGCCGGCCGTGGACCGCAACGTCCTCCGCCTGGCTGTCTTCGAGGTGCTCCACGTGGACGACGTCCCGGATGCGGTGGCGATCTCCGAGGCGGTGAACCTCGTCCGCGACCTCTCGACCGACGAGTCGCCCGGTTTCGTGAACGGCATCCTCGGCACCATCGTGCGCAACCACACGTCCTGA
- a CDS encoding TIGR03767 family metallophosphoesterase, whose translation MNLSRRDLLQSGLAVGAVASLSAVGLGSAAYADPLLRSGTAAARLAPTGTTLERTLLRGPAGADGYVHVAVGPGEPHTVRTDLGAPAGSGRAERRRGLLAFAHLTDIHVVDAQSPMRLEWLDRFDDQDEPGDLETGLTSSAYRPHEMLSAHVAEAMVRAINSVGVGPVTGIPLDFALQTGDNSDNAQLNEVRWNIDLLGGGATVTPDSGDLGRWEGVADSERLHYDVHYWHPEGNPPLSQVDQARRLHGFPVVKGLLNAARRPFTAQGLDMPWYSAFGNHDGLVQGNFPPATLGVGLNAVATGGLKLISPPLGVSLADLVRSLRLDYLGLLRSLALTPMVRTVTADPDRRILGRSEVVEEHFTTTGLPVGHGFTEENRATGTAHYSFDRGGIRFIVLDTVNQNGNSNGSLDQAQFEWLGAQLAASRDRLVIISSHHTSDTMDNPLVATGGEVAPRVLGPEVVTLLLENPQVIAWINGHTHTNQVWARRRDGLPGGFWEINTASHADFPQQSRLVEIVDNRDGTLSLFTTMLDHDGPAAYGGRIQDPVSLAGLARELSANDWQERENDRRGSVGARNVELLIMAPALA comes from the coding sequence GTGAACCTCTCCCGTCGTGACCTGCTGCAGTCCGGACTGGCCGTCGGTGCCGTCGCCTCGCTGAGTGCGGTGGGGCTCGGTTCGGCGGCGTACGCCGACCCGTTGCTGAGGTCGGGCACCGCAGCCGCCCGGCTTGCTCCGACCGGCACGACCTTGGAGCGGACCCTTCTCCGCGGTCCGGCCGGCGCAGACGGGTACGTGCACGTGGCCGTCGGCCCGGGGGAGCCGCACACGGTCCGGACCGACCTCGGAGCCCCGGCCGGGTCCGGGCGGGCTGAGCGGAGGCGAGGACTCCTCGCCTTCGCCCACCTGACCGACATCCATGTCGTGGACGCCCAGTCGCCGATGCGGTTGGAGTGGCTCGACCGCTTCGACGACCAGGACGAGCCCGGCGACCTCGAGACCGGCCTCACCTCGTCGGCGTACCGACCGCACGAGATGCTCAGCGCCCACGTGGCAGAGGCCATGGTGCGCGCGATCAACAGCGTGGGTGTCGGGCCGGTGACCGGGATCCCCCTCGACTTCGCCCTGCAGACCGGCGACAACTCCGACAACGCCCAGCTCAACGAGGTGCGCTGGAACATCGACCTGCTCGGCGGCGGGGCGACGGTCACGCCGGACTCGGGTGACCTGGGCCGTTGGGAGGGCGTGGCCGACAGTGAGCGGCTCCACTACGACGTGCACTACTGGCACCCGGAGGGCAACCCGCCGCTGTCCCAGGTCGACCAGGCCCGCCGTCTCCACGGCTTCCCGGTGGTCAAGGGGTTGCTGAACGCGGCGCGTCGACCGTTCACGGCGCAGGGGCTGGACATGCCCTGGTACTCAGCGTTCGGCAACCATGACGGCCTGGTCCAGGGCAACTTCCCTCCCGCCACCCTGGGCGTGGGGTTGAACGCCGTCGCCACCGGAGGCCTCAAGCTGATCTCGCCGCCCCTGGGTGTCTCCCTCGCCGACCTCGTGCGCTCACTGCGACTGGACTACCTCGGGCTGCTGCGCAGCCTGGCACTGACACCGATGGTCCGGACCGTGACGGCCGATCCGGACCGTCGCATCCTCGGTCGCTCCGAGGTGGTGGAGGAGCACTTCACCACCACGGGTCTGCCCGTCGGCCACGGGTTCACCGAGGAGAACCGGGCAACGGGCACGGCCCACTACAGCTTTGACCGCGGAGGGATTCGCTTCATCGTCCTCGACACGGTGAACCAGAACGGCAACTCCAACGGCTCGCTCGACCAGGCCCAGTTCGAGTGGTTGGGTGCGCAACTGGCCGCCTCTCGCGACCGTCTGGTGATCATCTCGAGCCATCACACCAGCGACACCATGGACAACCCGCTGGTGGCCACAGGGGGAGAGGTGGCCCCGCGGGTGCTCGGGCCCGAGGTGGTCACGTTGCTCCTCGAGAACCCCCAGGTGATCGCCTGGATCAACGGTCACACGCACACCAACCAGGTCTGGGCACGGCGCCGTGACGGCCTGCCCGGTGGCTTCTGGGAGATCAACACCGCCTCTCACGCGGACTTCCCGCAGCAGTCACGGCTGGTCGAGATCGTGGACAACCGTGACGGCACGCTGTCCCTCTTCACCACGATGCTCGACCATGACGGCCCCGCGGCGTACGGCGGCCGCATCCAGGACCCGGTCTCCCTGGCCGGGCTGGCCCGCGAGCTCAGCGCCAACGACTGGCAGGAGCGTGAGAACGATCGGCGAGGAAGCGTCGGCGCTCGCAACGTGGAGCTGCTCATCATGGCGCCGGCGCTGGCCTGA
- a CDS encoding dihydroorotase → MSSDKLVIKGASLLGDKTTDLLVEGGVIREIGKVSDKGARVVDADGLVALPGLVDLHTHLREPGREDAETILTGSQAAAVGGFTAVLAMANTNPVTDTAESAERVLDLGRAAGIVDVHPVGAVTRGLAGEELAELGLMARSRARVRVFSDDGRCVADPRVMRRALEYVKAFGGVISQHSQDPDLAGGGACCHEGELSGRLGLPGWPGIAEEVIVARDVMLARHTGSRVHVAHVSTAGSVEVIRWAKAQGIDVTAEVTPHHLLLTTDLLAGYDPTYKVNPPLRPAEDVEALRQALADGTIDAVATDHAPHARHDKEHAFVDAAFGMLGLETALAVVNTVMRGNDLLDWAGVAKVMASNPARIAGLDDQGHAIEVGAPANLTLIDPDAQVIVDRDASVSLSRNNPWHGRTLTGAVQATLLRGVPTVLEAGLTMESRLV, encoded by the coding sequence ATGAGCAGCGACAAGCTCGTCATCAAGGGAGCCTCCCTGCTCGGCGACAAGACCACTGACCTGCTGGTCGAGGGCGGGGTCATCCGCGAGATCGGCAAGGTGTCCGACAAGGGCGCCCGAGTCGTCGACGCCGACGGACTCGTGGCGCTGCCCGGTCTGGTCGACCTGCACACCCACCTGCGCGAGCCCGGTCGCGAGGACGCCGAGACGATCCTCACCGGGTCGCAGGCGGCCGCGGTCGGCGGGTTCACCGCGGTGCTGGCGATGGCCAACACCAACCCGGTCACGGACACCGCCGAGAGCGCCGAGCGGGTCCTCGACCTGGGCCGCGCGGCCGGCATCGTCGACGTCCACCCGGTCGGCGCCGTCACCCGCGGTCTCGCCGGAGAAGAGCTCGCCGAGCTGGGCCTGATGGCCCGCAGCCGCGCCAGGGTGCGGGTGTTCTCCGACGACGGCAGGTGCGTCGCCGATCCCCGCGTGATGCGTCGCGCCCTGGAGTACGTCAAGGCGTTCGGCGGCGTGATCAGCCAGCACTCCCAGGACCCTGACCTCGCCGGCGGGGGAGCCTGCTGCCACGAGGGCGAGCTGTCGGGTCGACTCGGCCTGCCGGGCTGGCCGGGGATCGCCGAGGAGGTGATCGTCGCCCGTGACGTGATGCTGGCCCGGCACACGGGTTCGCGGGTGCACGTCGCCCACGTCTCCACAGCCGGATCGGTCGAGGTGATCCGCTGGGCCAAGGCGCAGGGGATCGACGTGACGGCCGAGGTCACCCCGCACCACCTGCTGCTGACCACGGACCTGCTGGCCGGCTACGACCCGACCTACAAGGTCAACCCACCGCTGCGCCCGGCCGAGGACGTCGAGGCGCTGCGCCAGGCACTGGCCGACGGGACCATCGACGCGGTGGCCACCGACCACGCCCCGCACGCCCGGCACGACAAGGAGCACGCCTTCGTCGATGCGGCCTTCGGCATGCTCGGCCTCGAGACCGCGCTTGCGGTGGTCAACACGGTGATGCGCGGCAACGACCTGCTCGACTGGGCCGGTGTCGCGAAGGTGATGGCCAGCAACCCGGCCCGCATCGCGGGGCTCGACGACCAGGGCCACGCCATCGAGGTCGGCGCCCCCGCCAACCTCACCCTCATCGATCCCGACGCCCAGGTCATCGTCGACCGGGACGCGTCGGTCTCGCTCTCCCGCAACAACCCCTGGCACGGACGCACCCTCACCGGTGCGGTGCAGGCGACGCTGCTCCGCGGCGTTCCCACTGTCCTGGAAGCCGGGCTGACCATGGAAAGCAGGCTCGTATGA
- the pyrR gene encoding bifunctional pyr operon transcriptional regulator/uracil phosphoribosyltransferase PyrR → MGNVVLDARDISRALTRISHEILERNKGPEDLVLLGLHTRGVPLARRIGERITSVEGTPVAVGSLDVTMYRDDLRSQPTRGPQKTALPSTGIDGRTVVLVDDVLFSGRTIRAALDALNDLGRPAAVRLAVLVDRGHRELPIRADHVGKNLPSARSERVSVRLDEIDGRDEVRISQIGASA, encoded by the coding sequence CTGGGGAACGTCGTCCTCGACGCCCGTGACATCTCCCGGGCCCTGACCCGGATCTCCCACGAGATCCTCGAGCGCAACAAGGGTCCCGAAGACCTGGTGCTGCTCGGGCTCCACACCCGCGGCGTGCCGTTGGCCAGGCGCATCGGCGAGCGCATCACCTCGGTGGAGGGCACTCCCGTCGCGGTCGGTTCGCTGGACGTGACGATGTACCGCGACGACCTCCGGTCTCAGCCCACCAGGGGTCCGCAGAAGACCGCTCTCCCGTCCACCGGCATCGACGGTCGCACGGTCGTGCTCGTCGACGACGTGCTCTTCTCCGGTCGCACGATCCGGGCCGCGCTCGATGCGCTGAACGACCTCGGCCGGCCCGCCGCCGTACGCCTGGCGGTGCTGGTCGACCGCGGGCACCGCGAGCTCCCGATCCGGGCCGACCACGTCGGCAAGAACCTGCCCAGCGCCCGCAGTGAACGGGTCAGCGTCAGGCTGGACGAGATCGACGGACGCGACGAGGTCCGCATCTCCCAGATCGGAGCATCCGCGTGA
- the efp gene encoding elongation factor P, with protein MATTNDLKNGMVLKLEGQLWTVVEFQHVKPGKGPAFVRTKLKNVESNKNVDKTFNAGTKVETANVDKRTMQYLYNDGSSYVFMDTDTYDQLEVTPEIVGDAANFLLENQEAIVATNEGRVLFVELPASVELLVSQTDPGLQGDRSTGGTKPATLETGHEIQVPLFISTGEKVKVDTRDSSYLGRVKS; from the coding sequence ATGGCAACCACGAACGACCTGAAGAACGGCATGGTTCTCAAGCTCGAGGGTCAGCTCTGGACCGTCGTCGAGTTCCAGCACGTCAAGCCCGGCAAGGGCCCGGCGTTCGTGCGCACGAAGCTGAAGAACGTCGAGTCCAACAAGAACGTCGACAAGACGTTCAATGCCGGCACCAAGGTCGAGACTGCCAACGTCGACAAGCGCACCATGCAGTACCTCTACAACGACGGCTCGTCCTACGTGTTCATGGACACCGACACCTACGACCAGCTCGAGGTCACCCCGGAGATCGTCGGCGACGCCGCCAACTTCCTGCTCGAGAACCAGGAAGCGATCGTGGCCACCAACGAGGGCCGCGTGCTCTTCGTCGAGCTGCCCGCCTCGGTCGAGCTCCTGGTCAGCCAGACCGACCCCGGCCTGCAGGGTGACCGCTCCACCGGCGGCACCAAGCCCGCCACCCTCGAGACCGGCCACGAGATCCAGGTGCCGCTGTTCATCTCGACCGGCGAGAAGGTCAAGGTCGACACCCGCGACTCGTCGTACCTCGGCCGGGTCAAGTCCTGA
- a CDS encoding SIMPL domain-containing protein (The SIMPL domain is named for its presence in mouse protein SIMPL (signalling molecule that associates with mouse pelle-like kinase). Bacterial member BP26, from Brucella, was shown to assemble into a channel-like structure, while YggE from E. coli has been associated with resistance to oxidative stress.) encodes MDKSVTVSLKGVVLAGLGLVVLLAAYLIGTAGHPSGSTAQAAAETESAPHRLTMVGVGETTAVPDQVSFTVAVKVVDPQLETALDESSGTMDQVFAALKGFGVTKRDMQTTGLSMDPVYEYPTYGPPVLKGYRVTQSARITIDELAAAGRAIAASVGTGGNRVRVNDIRLGISDPEAVLGRARRAAVEQAGTKAEEYAEASGQELGDVVDLKEVSGNPHAVAVPQLAYRAELDAAKAVPIRAGESDLKVRVRVVWELE; translated from the coding sequence ATGGACAAGTCAGTGACCGTGAGCCTCAAGGGAGTCGTGCTGGCCGGCCTGGGGCTGGTGGTCCTGCTGGCGGCCTACCTCATCGGGACGGCCGGGCACCCTTCCGGCTCGACTGCCCAGGCCGCTGCGGAGACGGAATCGGCCCCCCACCGACTGACCATGGTCGGTGTCGGTGAGACGACAGCAGTCCCGGACCAGGTCTCCTTCACCGTCGCGGTGAAGGTGGTGGACCCGCAGCTGGAGACCGCGCTCGACGAGTCCAGCGGCACCATGGACCAGGTGTTCGCCGCCCTGAAGGGGTTCGGCGTCACCAAGCGCGACATGCAGACCACCGGGCTGTCGATGGACCCGGTCTACGAGTACCCGACCTACGGACCGCCCGTGCTCAAGGGCTACCGGGTCACCCAGAGTGCCCGGATCACGATAGACGAGCTGGCCGCGGCCGGACGCGCGATCGCGGCCAGCGTCGGCACCGGCGGCAACCGGGTGCGGGTGAACGACATCCGTCTGGGCATCTCCGACCCCGAAGCCGTGCTGGGCCGGGCCCGCAGGGCCGCCGTCGAGCAGGCCGGCACCAAGGCCGAGGAATATGCGGAGGCCTCCGGCCAGGAGCTCGGGGACGTGGTGGACCTCAAGGAGGTCTCGGGGAACCCCCATGCGGTCGCGGTGCCGCAGCTGGCCTACCGCGCAGAGCTCGACGCGGCCAAGGCCGTGCCGATCCGGGCGGGGGAGTCGGACCTGAAGGTCCGGGTGCGGGTGGTGTGGGAGCTGGAGTGA
- a CDS encoding NAD(P)/FAD-dependent oxidoreductase has protein sequence MDVDVVVLGLGPGGESLATQLAKGGLQVVGVDRRLVGGECPYYGCIPSKMMIRAADALAEARRIDGLAGDATVRPDWSPVAARIRDEATTDWDDRVAVDRLEEAGVEFVRGHGRLTAPGVVQVDDQTYVAACGVVLNTGTEPAVPSIAGLEDTPFWTNREAVRVTDLPTSLIVIGGGAIGVELAQAFSRFGVQVTIVEAAPRVLAPEEPEASALVTRLLESEGIRVIVGAEIQQVGHDGAFTVTVGGEELRSEQLLLATGRRNNLADVGLDTVGLDPAAKVLDVDEWMRAGERLWGIGDITGKGAFTHVSMYQADVAARDILGQGGSPADHRAVSRVTFSDPEVGSVGLTEQAARDRGGDIRTGLSEDFGARGWIAKADGLVKLVADGELLVGATSVGPSGGEVLSMLAAAVHAKIPVETLKTMHFAYPTFHRAVMTALADL, from the coding sequence ATGGACGTTGATGTGGTCGTGCTCGGACTCGGTCCCGGTGGCGAGTCACTCGCCACCCAGCTGGCCAAGGGTGGGCTGCAGGTGGTCGGGGTGGATCGGCGCCTCGTGGGTGGTGAGTGTCCCTACTACGGCTGCATCCCGTCGAAGATGATGATCCGCGCCGCTGATGCGCTGGCCGAAGCGCGCAGGATCGACGGGCTCGCCGGTGACGCCACCGTGAGGCCCGACTGGTCCCCGGTCGCGGCCCGCATCCGGGACGAGGCCACCACGGACTGGGATGACCGGGTCGCCGTGGATCGACTCGAGGAGGCGGGTGTCGAGTTCGTCCGCGGCCACGGGCGACTCACGGCACCCGGCGTCGTCCAGGTCGACGACCAGACGTACGTCGCGGCGTGCGGCGTGGTGCTCAACACCGGGACCGAGCCGGCCGTCCCATCGATCGCAGGACTCGAGGACACCCCGTTCTGGACGAATCGGGAGGCCGTCCGCGTCACGGACCTGCCGACCTCGCTGATCGTCATCGGCGGCGGCGCGATCGGTGTCGAGCTGGCCCAGGCGTTCTCGCGATTCGGGGTCCAGGTCACCATCGTCGAGGCGGCGCCGCGCGTCCTCGCCCCCGAGGAACCCGAGGCGAGTGCCCTGGTCACGCGGTTGCTCGAGAGTGAGGGAATCCGGGTGATCGTCGGCGCGGAGATCCAGCAGGTGGGCCACGACGGAGCATTCACCGTCACGGTCGGCGGAGAGGAGCTCAGGTCCGAGCAGCTCCTGCTGGCCACCGGCCGGCGCAACAACCTGGCCGACGTCGGGCTGGACACAGTGGGCCTCGACCCCGCGGCCAAGGTGCTGGACGTCGACGAGTGGATGCGCGCCGGCGAACGGCTGTGGGGGATCGGCGACATCACCGGCAAGGGTGCCTTCACCCACGTGTCGATGTACCAGGCCGACGTCGCGGCCCGCGACATCCTCGGACAGGGCGGCTCACCCGCCGACCACCGCGCCGTCTCGCGGGTCACCTTCTCCGACCCGGAGGTGGGATCCGTCGGGCTGACCGAGCAGGCGGCCCGAGATCGGGGCGGCGACATCCGCACGGGTCTCTCCGAGGACTTCGGCGCTCGTGGATGGATCGCGAAGGCCGATGGACTGGTCAAGCTGGTCGCCGACGGTGAACTCCTCGTCGGCGCCACGTCGGTCGGGCCGTCGGGTGGGGAGGTGCTGTCGATGCTGGCCGCGGCGGTTCATGCCAAGATCCCGGTCGAGACCCTGAAGACGATGCACTTCGCCTACCCGACCTTCCACCGCGCGGTGATGACAGCACTGGCCGACCTGTGA
- a CDS encoding aspartate carbamoyltransferase catalytic subunit: MKHLLSIDDLSVDDIQTLFETAGEMHDVQRRQVKKLPALRGRTVINLFFEDSTRTRSSFEIAGKWLSADTINITGKGSSTSKGESLRDTVLTVCAMGVDALVMRHSASGAAKQVSEWVDASVINAGDGTHEHPTQALLDAYTLQRRLGPLEGRHVAVVGDLTHSRVFRSNVQCLTKLGAEVTVVAPPTLMPSGVEAWSKSAGFTTSYDLDDVLPSVDAVMMLRVQRERMAGGFFPSPREYTVGYGLTRSRLATLKPDTPICHPGPMNRGLEIAPEAADAAASAVLDQVSAGVAVRMSVLYHLLAGEETA; encoded by the coding sequence GTGAAGCACCTGCTCAGCATCGACGACCTCAGCGTCGACGACATCCAGACGCTCTTCGAGACCGCTGGCGAGATGCACGACGTGCAGCGCCGGCAGGTCAAGAAGCTGCCCGCACTGCGCGGTCGCACGGTGATCAACCTCTTCTTCGAGGACTCCACCCGAACCCGTTCCAGCTTCGAGATCGCGGGGAAGTGGCTCTCCGCCGACACCATCAACATCACCGGGAAGGGCTCATCGACCTCCAAGGGCGAGAGCCTGCGTGACACGGTCCTCACCGTCTGCGCGATGGGAGTCGACGCCCTGGTGATGCGGCACTCCGCGAGCGGGGCCGCCAAGCAGGTCAGTGAATGGGTGGATGCGTCGGTCATCAACGCCGGTGACGGCACCCACGAGCATCCCACCCAGGCGTTGCTCGACGCCTACACGCTGCAGCGCCGACTCGGCCCTCTCGAGGGCCGCCACGTCGCCGTCGTCGGAGACCTCACCCACAGCCGGGTCTTCCGCAGCAACGTCCAGTGCCTGACCAAGCTGGGCGCCGAGGTCACCGTGGTCGCCCCGCCGACCCTGATGCCCAGCGGCGTGGAGGCCTGGTCGAAGTCGGCCGGGTTCACCACGTCCTACGACCTCGACGACGTCTTGCCGAGCGTGGATGCGGTGATGATGCTGCGGGTGCAGCGCGAGCGGATGGCCGGTGGCTTCTTCCCCAGCCCGCGCGAGTACACCGTCGGCTACGGGCTGACCCGCAGCCGCCTGGCCACGCTCAAGCCGGACACCCCGATCTGCCACCCGGGACCGATGAACCGTGGCCTCGAGATCGCGCCCGAGGCCGCGGACGCCGCGGCCAGCGCGGTGCTGGACCAGGTCTCCGCCGGAGTCGCCGTCCGGATGTCCGTGCTCTACCACCTGCTTGCCGGAGAGGAAACTGCATGA
- a CDS encoding acetoacetate decarboxylase family protein, whose amino-acid sequence MPLDLAAVSGVRETALDDALVTSLPENTAPAPWTVRASAVVWWSRATPEATDALPPSLRDRARAAVVVGGMVRYADTPVGVYDEVFGAIGFRRGRRFIATIPFMAVDSPSSLVGGRDNWAIPKALADFTGSPGAGSCFTAQSASGPGWKVSAAPTAKGPRLPVFSRAMVAQEFPDGSLRGTRLQARGRMRLASSMVTVDSDHGLPSWLTPGRHRGAVITGTTFTLGAPEPL is encoded by the coding sequence ATGCCCCTCGACCTTGCCGCGGTGTCCGGCGTCCGTGAGACCGCGTTGGACGACGCCCTCGTCACCTCCCTTCCCGAGAACACGGCTCCGGCCCCCTGGACGGTTCGCGCCTCCGCGGTGGTCTGGTGGAGCCGTGCCACGCCGGAGGCGACTGACGCCCTACCGCCGTCGCTGCGCGACCGGGCGCGTGCCGCGGTGGTCGTCGGCGGCATGGTCCGGTACGCCGACACTCCTGTGGGTGTCTACGACGAGGTCTTCGGAGCCATCGGCTTCCGCCGCGGCCGGCGTTTCATCGCGACGATCCCGTTCATGGCGGTCGACTCACCCAGCAGCCTGGTCGGGGGCCGGGACAACTGGGCGATCCCGAAGGCCTTGGCTGACTTCACCGGTTCACCGGGGGCCGGGTCCTGCTTCACCGCGCAGAGCGCCAGCGGCCCGGGCTGGAAGGTGTCGGCCGCCCCCACGGCCAAGGGGCCGCGCCTGCCGGTCTTCAGCCGCGCCATGGTCGCCCAGGAATTCCCTGACGGCAGCCTGCGTGGCACCCGTCTCCAGGCCCGTGGACGCATGCGACTGGCATCCAGCATGGTGACCGTCGACTCCGACCACGGCCTTCCCAGCTGGTTGACCCCCGGGCGGCACCGCGGCGCGGTGATCACCGGCACCACGTTCACGCTCGGCGCACCCGAACCGCTCTGA
- the aroB gene encoding 3-dehydroquinate synthase gives MSTESTTLHVGGASPYDVVVGHGLLDHLPGMLGDGVQQVALLFPGELGELAQPVLDALVEQYDVLALGLPDGENAKTASVANDCWEALGERGFTRSDAVVTVGGGATSDLGGFVAASWLRGVKVVHLPTTVLGMVDAAVGGKTGINTGAGKNLVGAFHEPAGVLCDLSLLTTLPGQELRAGLGEVIKCGFIADPEILRLVEADPAAAQDPASPVLRELIERAIQVKIDVVVADLKETGGVDGHPGREALNYGHTMAHAIERATDYEIRHGEAVSVGCVYVAELARRAGVLSDDLAARHAAAFALVGLPTSWAGAGFDDLLETMRVDKKSRGNQLRFVVLHELGQPRVLAGPSEDDLRAAYDVLSGGAR, from the coding sequence ATGAGCACCGAGTCCACCACGCTGCATGTCGGCGGCGCCTCGCCCTACGACGTGGTCGTCGGCCACGGACTGCTCGACCACCTGCCGGGCATGCTCGGTGACGGTGTCCAGCAGGTCGCCCTGCTTTTCCCCGGGGAGCTCGGGGAGCTGGCCCAGCCCGTGCTCGACGCCCTCGTGGAGCAGTACGACGTCCTGGCCCTGGGCCTGCCCGATGGTGAGAACGCCAAGACCGCATCCGTGGCCAACGACTGCTGGGAAGCGCTCGGTGAGCGTGGTTTCACCCGCTCGGACGCGGTCGTCACCGTGGGTGGCGGCGCGACCAGCGACCTGGGCGGTTTCGTCGCTGCCAGCTGGTTGCGGGGGGTCAAGGTCGTGCACCTGCCGACCACCGTGCTGGGCATGGTCGACGCGGCGGTCGGTGGCAAGACCGGCATCAACACCGGTGCCGGGAAGAACCTCGTCGGCGCCTTCCACGAGCCGGCCGGTGTGCTCTGCGACCTGTCGCTGCTCACCACCCTTCCCGGCCAGGAGCTGAGGGCCGGGCTGGGCGAGGTGATCAAGTGCGGCTTCATCGCCGACCCCGAGATCCTGCGCCTGGTCGAGGCCGACCCCGCCGCCGCGCAGGACCCGGCCTCGCCCGTGCTGCGCGAGCTCATCGAGCGCGCGATCCAGGTGAAGATCGACGTGGTCGTCGCCGACCTCAAGGAGACCGGTGGCGTCGACGGGCACCCGGGCCGCGAGGCGCTGAACTACGGCCACACGATGGCACACGCGATCGAGCGGGCCACCGACTACGAGATCCGACACGGCGAGGCCGTCTCCGTCGGCTGTGTCTACGTGGCCGAGCTGGCGCGCCGCGCGGGCGTGCTCTCCGACGACCTGGCTGCACGCCATGCCGCAGCGTTCGCCCTGGTGGGACTGCCCACCTCCTGGGCAGGCGCAGGGTTCGACGACCTGCTCGAAACGATGCGGGTCGACAAGAAGTCCCGGGGCAACCAGCTGCGCTTCGTGGTCCTCCACGAGCTGGGCCAGCCACGCGTGCTGGCAGGTCCCTCGGAGGACGACCTGCGGGCGGCGTACGACGTGCTGTCCGGCGGTGCCCGATGA